From the genome of Winogradskyella forsetii, one region includes:
- a CDS encoding RDD family protein — MGKLAINTAQNVNLDYKLIGLGERMVAFLIDGIILITYMTIIENLVSVSEIFDADSWTRRGFLGLLTLPALFYSVICHILFGGQTIGKMILKIKVVSIDGSPTQWYNFFVRWMLRIVDLWIFSPSIGVLSILLSDKKQRVGDAAAGTVVISVKKKHKITSTILEDLNDDYEPIFNNVTQLTDKDVRIIKEAFIISKKNNDFKTLTILKNKICDTLQIESKLYDVQFIDTILKDYNYYTQNM, encoded by the coding sequence ATGGGCAAATTAGCAATTAACACGGCACAAAATGTCAACTTAGATTATAAGTTAATTGGTTTGGGTGAACGAATGGTCGCCTTCTTAATAGATGGAATTATTTTGATCACCTATATGACCATCATTGAAAACCTTGTTTCGGTTTCTGAAATATTTGATGCAGATAGCTGGACAAGACGTGGTTTTTTGGGCTTGTTGACCTTACCAGCACTATTTTATTCGGTCATTTGCCATATTCTTTTTGGAGGACAGACCATCGGAAAAATGATATTAAAAATAAAAGTGGTAAGCATAGATGGTTCGCCAACACAATGGTATAATTTCTTTGTGCGTTGGATGCTCAGGATTGTTGATTTGTGGATTTTTTCGCCATCAATAGGAGTTTTAAGTATTTTGTTATCGGATAAAAAACAACGTGTTGGCGATGCTGCTGCGGGAACTGTAGTTATAAGTGTTAAGAAAAAGCACAAAATCACTAGTACTATTCTCGAAGATTTAAACGACGATTATGAACCTATTTTTAATAATGTCACCCAGTTAACCGACAAAGATGTAAGAATTATTAAAGAGGCGTTTATCATTTCGAAAAAGAATAATGATTTTAAAACCTTAACCATTTTAAAAAATAAGATTTGCGATACGTTGCAGATTGAATCGAAGCTGTATGATGTTCAGTTTATAGACACCATTCTTAAGGATTAT
- a CDS encoding stage II sporulation protein M, with translation MREASFVKQNKEKWIGFENALENNAKIKPDDLASYYIQLTNDLSYAQTYYPGSKTLLYLNSLASQAHQKIYITKKESKNKIVSFWLEEFPLFFYQYHKTLLYAFLIFMAAVTIGAVSTLNDDSFIRLILGDGYVNMTLENIEKGEPMAVYKSGSQVGTFLGITINNIRVAIIAFACGAIFSVGTIYVLFSNGIMLGAFITFFYNYGILEKTSTVWLHGTIEISVIVIAGCAGLVMGNSFLFPKTYSRRVAFMKGAKDGLKIVVSTIPFFIVAGFIEGFITRYGEQMPWFLAYGIIFLSLFLIVYYYIIYPIALNKASHIKPLEATSQTHPKSLLT, from the coding sequence ATGCGCGAAGCGTCTTTCGTGAAGCAAAATAAGGAAAAATGGATTGGTTTTGAAAACGCATTAGAGAATAATGCGAAAATAAAACCTGATGACTTAGCTTCTTACTATATTCAACTTACCAACGATCTGTCTTATGCTCAAACCTATTATCCTGGGAGCAAGACTTTGCTGTACTTAAATTCGTTGGCTTCACAAGCACACCAAAAGATTTATATTACCAAAAAAGAGTCAAAAAATAAAATTGTGTCGTTCTGGCTTGAAGAGTTTCCTCTATTTTTTTATCAATATCATAAAACCTTGCTCTACGCCTTTCTAATTTTTATGGCAGCAGTAACTATTGGTGCTGTTTCTACCTTGAATGACGACTCGTTTATTCGCTTAATTTTAGGCGATGGTTATGTCAATATGACTTTAGAAAATATTGAAAAAGGCGAACCCATGGCTGTTTATAAAAGCGGTAGTCAAGTTGGAACGTTCTTAGGAATTACCATAAATAATATTAGAGTTGCGATTATCGCTTTCGCCTGTGGCGCGATTTTTAGCGTTGGAACTATTTATGTACTTTTTAGTAATGGCATTATGTTAGGCGCATTTATTACTTTCTTTTATAATTACGGTATTTTGGAAAAAACCTCAACGGTTTGGCTACATGGAACGATTGAAATTTCAGTTATAGTTATCGCTGGCTGTGCTGGTTTGGTAATGGGAAATAGCTTTTTGTTTCCTAAAACCTATTCCAGACGTGTCGCATTTATGAAAGGTGCAAAAGACGGATTAAAAATTGTGGTGAGCACTATTCCATTCTTTATTGTTGCCGGATTCATCGAAGGATTTATAACCCGTTATGGCGAGCAAATGCCTTGGTTTTTAGCCTATGGCATCATCTTTTTATCTTTATTTTTAATTGTTTATTACTATATCATTTATCCGATTGCGCTGAATAAAGCAAGCCATATAAAACCGCTCGA